In Raphanus sativus cultivar WK10039 chromosome 5, ASM80110v3, whole genome shotgun sequence, the following proteins share a genomic window:
- the LOC108861225 gene encoding uncharacterized protein At4g04775-like, with amino-acid sequence MSDESGNSTGTSAARARGRVVGVPKRCWCGELVVTKMSKSVPNPYRRYYRCAFAAERKLSNDNHAYKWVDEALLDEIEALTFRVGRLERTLIDDRVEEERKKFAEFEMKLETEVFSRMEDAISEAKWEMKKVMGIVALGCLTMVVLSKII; translated from the exons ATGAGTGACGAATCTGGAAATTCGACTGGAACGTCTGCCGCTCGAGCAAGAGGTAGGGTTGTTGGTGTGCCGAAGAGATGCTGGTGTGGGGAACTGGTGGTGACGAAGATGTCTAAATCTGTACCGAATCCTTACAGGAGATACTATCGATGTGCATTTGCGGCTGAGAGAAAG CTGAGTAACGATAATCACGCATACAAATGGGTTGATGAGGCATTGCTTGACGAGATTGAGGCATTGACATTTCGAGTAGGCAGACTTGAACGAACACTCATAGATGACCGTGTggaagaagagaggaagaagTTTGCTGAGTTTGAAATGAAGTTAGAGACCGAGGTGTTTTCAAGAATGGAAGATGCCATTAGTGAAGCCAAATGGGAAATGAAGAAAGTGATGGGGATTGTTGCTTTAGGATGCTTGACCATGGTTGTGTTGTCTAAGATAATATAG